In Calditrichota bacterium, the DNA window AGAATGTGTCCTCCGCGCACAACTCGCGGAGCGAGCGTAGCAGTCCCACCTTCGTGGTCTTGTCCTCGATGACGGCCTCAAAGACCATGTGCGCCCGCTTGGCGGCTGCCAGTTCTGTGCCTGGCCACAAAATGCCAAGGGCAGTTTCCACAAACTCTCCGATCACCTCATAGTTTTCCACGAGGTCTTCGCGGTCAGCGTAGAGCTCGCGGACAGCAACGATCGACTTTTCCGCCGCCTTGGTTGCCTGCGCCTTCACGTAGGCGCGCAGGCCGTCCAGTGCGGCCTCGTTGACATCGATGCAGTGCAGCTGGTAGACCTTGTGGCGGTTTTCCCTCTTAGCGCGCAGCTTGGCCATCTCTATCGCCAGCAGCGCCACGATACCAGTCCCCATCTTGCCTGCCGCACCGATCACGGCAACGTTCTGCAACCTTTCGTCGAGCGTCATGCCGGCTTCCTCCCGATTGCTCACAAGGCAGTTCTATGACGGCCTCGAATCAGTGTCTGCCGCCTGCACCACAGGGACAAACCGGTATTTGTCACCTGCTCTCTCTATGTGCCCAGCGCGGACCGCACAGTCGTGCTCAAGGCAAACCAGCCAATTTCTTTCAATGGCGCGTTGGTAAAGTTCACGCCGCTTGTCCATGACGGCCACCGGATATAGGTCAAAGCCCATAGTGTAGGCGATGGGCAGGTGAGACACCGCGGGGAGAATGCCGCCCAAGTAGGCCGCCACCTCCCCTTTGGACTCGATAAGCACAATCTGATGGCACCGCGTATGTCCGCCGGTTACCTCGACCCGCACGCCTTCTACGATGCGCGAAGAGCCCGTAACAAACTGCACGAGGCCTGCTGCAGCGAGCGGTACAAAATCGGCGGCCACGTAGGCGGCACGCGCACGTTCGTTTGGGTGGAGAGCATCTTCCCACTCCCCTCTCTGGAAAAAGTGCCGCGCATTGGGGAATACAGGTACGGCGTTTCCGTGGGCATCCATTGCAGTGCACGCCCCCACATGGTCGAAGTGGAGGTGCGTCGCCACGACGATGTCGATCTCCTCGACTCTGTATCCATAGGCCGTCAGCGACTCCTGCAGTGACGGGGTCCGCTCAATCCGGTAGATCGAGCGCAGCCGCTCGTCCCACTTGTCTCCCAGACCTGGGTCGATGAGAACCAGATGCTCGCGCGTCCGCACGAGAAGAGGGTTGATACTCAGGCGCACGCGATTGTTTTCGTCGGCGTACACCAGTTTTTGCCACAGTACCTTCGGGACAACGCCAAAATAGCCTCCCCCGTCGAGCCAAAAGGCACCATCCCTGAGAAAGCACAGTTCGAACTCACCGACCAGGTAGCGCATTGTCTCTCCCTGTGACAGGATGAGTGGGCCTGGCCGCCGGCCGCAAAGGCAACGGATACCTCAGCGACTTCGCTTACAGTGCCTCCAAGAGCAACTCGCTTACCGCCTTCACCTGCAAGGGCAGATTGAGCACCTTTGCGGCATCCTCGAACATTCGCAGACAATAAGGGCAGGCGATGGCAAGGGTGTCTGCCCCGGTGCGCGCGGCCTGTAACAGCCGCGCATTGGTGACGCGTTCCTCCACTGGCCAATCCAGCCAGAGACCACCGCCACCCCCACCACAACAGATGCTCTGATCGCGGGAAAAGTTCTCCATTTCCACCAAGCGCAGTCCGGGAATGCTCCGCAAGACCAGGCGTGGTTCCTCATAAATGCCCTGCTTACGCCCCAGGAGACAAGGGTCATGGTAGGTCACAAGCCTGGGCAGTGGCTTTTGGGGCACAATTCTCCCCTCGCGCATGAGATGGGCGAACAGCTGCGTTTCGTGC includes these proteins:
- a CDS encoding MBL fold metallo-hydrolase — encoded protein: MRYLVGEFELCFLRDGAFWLDGGGYFGVVPKVLWQKLVYADENNRVRLSINPLLVRTREHLVLIDPGLGDKWDERLRSIYRIERTPSLQESLTAYGYRVEEIDIVVATHLHFDHVGACTAMDAHGNAVPVFPNARHFFQRGEWEDALHPNERARAAYVAADFVPLAAAGLVQFVTGSSRIVEGVRVEVTGGHTRCHQIVLIESKGEVAAYLGGILPAVSHLPIAYTMGFDLYPVAVMDKRRELYQRAIERNWLVCLEHDCAVRAGHIERAGDKYRFVPVVQAADTDSRPS